The following are encoded in a window of Peromyscus leucopus breed LL Stock chromosome X, UCI_PerLeu_2.1, whole genome shotgun sequence genomic DNA:
- the Smim10l2a gene encoding small integral membrane protein 10-like protein 2A: MAVTTALSAAAAAAALSGLAMRLSRWAATRGSYSAFCKGLTRTLLTFFDLAWRLRVNFPYFYMVASVMLNVRLQVRIE; this comes from the coding sequence ATGGCGGTGACTACAGCCCTGTCTGCTGCAGCGGCGGCTGCGGCCCTATCAGGCCTGGCAATGCGACTGTCGCGTTGGGCGGCGACACGCGGCTCCTACAGCGCCTTCTGCAAGGGGCTCACGCGCACGCTGCTCACCTTCTTCGACCTGGCCTGGCGGCTGCGCGTGAACTTCCCTTACTTCTACATGGTGGCCTCGGTGATGCTCAATGTCCGCCTGCAGGTGCGGATCGAGTGA